From Podospora bellae-mahoneyi strain CBS 112042 chromosome 3, whole genome shotgun sequence, the proteins below share one genomic window:
- the ARG3 gene encoding ornithine carbamoyltransferase (BUSCO:EOG09263POH; EggNog:ENOG503NVQB; COG:E) produces the protein MMHRAGFRTLKTTMAHLQTRSLSSAASGSQPRHLMSIGDLTPAEFTRLVLNASSHKKAVKDAFAAGQTPPKPLHGAMTGKTVAMMFSKRSTRTRVSTEAAVQLMGGHPMFLGKDDIQLGVNESLHDTSVVISSMTSCMVARVGPHSDVTGLAASSSVPVINALSSDFHPLQTIADFQTIHESLSSTPSSSSLGLEGLKIAWVGDSNNVLFDLAIASVKMGVHISVASPTGYGIPPNIKSIILSAAQGVPNPGTLTETTIPEEAIKDADILVTDTWVSMGQEEEAKKRLEAFRGYQITHELAKRGGAKPNWKFMHCLPRHPEEVDDAVFYDESRSLVFPEAENRLWAAVAALEAFVVNKGKIL, from the exons ATGATGCATCGTGCTGGCTTCCGCACACTGAAAACAACAATGGCTCACCTCCAGActcgctccctctcctctgctGCCTCCGGGTCGCAGCCCAGGCATCTCATGTCCATCGGCGACCTCACCCCAGCCGAGTTCACCAGACTAGtcctcaacgcctcctctCACAAAAAGGCCGTCAAAGATGCCTTCGCCGCCGGCCagacaccaccaaagccccTCCACGGCGCCATGACAGGCAAGACCGTCGCCATGATGTTCTCCAAGCGCAGCACCAGAACCCGTGTATCAACAGAAGCCGCCGTCCAGCTCATGGGCGGCCACCCAATGTTCCTAGGCAAAGATGACATCCAGCTCGGC GTCAACGAATCCCTCCACGACACCTCAGTCGTAATCTCCTCCATGACCTCCTGCATGGTCGCCCGCGTAGGCCCTCACTCAGACGTGACCGGCctggcagcctcctcctcggtcccCGTAATCaacgccctctcctccgacttccacccccttcaaacCATCGCCGACTTCCAAACCATCCACGagtccctctcctccaccccctcctcctcctccctcggcctcgaagGTCTCAAAATCGCCTGGGTAggcgacagcaacaacgTCCTCTTCGACCTCGCCATCGCCTCGGTCAAAATGGGCGTCCACATCTCCGTCGCCTCCCCGACCGGCTACggcatcccccccaacatcaaatccatcatcctctccgccgcccaaGGCGTCCCCAACCCAGGCACCTTGACCGAAACGACCATCCCCGAAGAGGCGATCAAGGACGCGGATATCTTGGTCACGGACACGTGGGTGAGCatggggcaggaggaggaggcgaagaagaggttggaggcgttCAGGGGGTATCAAATCACACATGAGCTCGCCAAGCGCGGGGGGGCGAAGCCGAACTGGAAGTTTATGCACTGCTTGCCTAGGCATCccgaggaggtggacgatgCTGTTTTTTATGACGAAAGCAGGAGTTTGGTGTTTCCAGAGGCCGAGAATAGGCTTTGGGCTGCGGTTG CTGCCCTCGAGGCGTTTGTGGTCAACAAGGGCAAGATTCTCTGA
- the ILV6 gene encoding acetolactate synthase, regulatory subunit (BUSCO:EOG09263MGE; COG:E; EggNog:ENOG503NUVU), whose product MASRCLFAPSKRIATQARAGLLAQTAVRHSSGKSSSTSAIAYKANRRRQAPLPISDQPPSWSAQAAVSNILYETPTPSVAPPKRHVLNCLVQNEPGVLSRVSGILAARGFNIDSLVVCNTEVEDLSRMTIVLTGQDGVVEQARRQLEDLVPVWAVLDYTNSALVQRELLLAKINILGPEYFEELLAHHREITAPAEDAEAAPAASEPSLEEVSQDFHPSRLVVSEALRHKHEHLKNITYFAHQFGGKVLDISTNSCIVEISAKPERIDSFLKLIAPFGILESARTGLMALPRSPLYGPDEQDQHVKDADEVVDASTLPPG is encoded by the exons ATGGCCTCCCGCTGCCTCTTCGCTCCCTCCAAGAGGATAGCGACGCAGGCCCGTGCCGGCCTCCTGGCGCAAACCGCCGTCAGGCACAGCTCCGGCAagagctcctccacctcggccatTGCCTACAAAGCCAACCGTCGCCGGCAggcacccctccccatcagcgACCAGCCTCCCTCGTGGTCAGCCCAAGCAGCCGTGTCCAACATCCTCTACGAgacccccaccccctccgtcGCCCCTCCGAAGCGCCATGTCCTCAACTGCCTCGTCCAAAACGAGCCCGGCGTCCTCTCCCGCGTTTCCGGCATTCTCGCTGCCCGCGGCTTCAACATCGACTCCCTCGTCGTCTGCAACACCGAAGTAGAGGACCTCTCCCGCATGACCATCGTGCTTACCGGGCAAGACGGCGTCGTCGAGCAGGCCCGTCGCCAACTCGAGGATCTCGTCCCCGTATGGGCCGTTCTGGACTACACAAACTCTGCTCTCGTCCAACGCGAGCTTCTCCTCGCCAAGATCAACATTCTTGGTCCCGAGTACTTTGAGGAGCTCCTCGCCCACCACAGGGAGATCACGGCTCCTGCTGAGGATGCCGAGGCGGCCCCTGCTGCTTCTGAGCCTagcttggaggaggtgtcGCAGGACTTCCACCCTAGCAGGCTGGTTGTCAGCGAGGCTCTGCGTCACAAGCATGAGCACCTCAAGAATATCACTTATTTTGCTCATCAGTTTGGCGGAAAGGTTCTCGATATTAGCACTAACAGCTGCATTGTTGAGAT TTCCGCTAAGCCCGAGAGAATCGACTCCTTCCTCAAGCTCATCGCTCCCTTTGGCATTCTCGAGTCCGCCCGCACCGGGCTGATGGCCCTGCCTAGATCACCCCTCTACGGTCCTGATGAGCAGGATCAGCACGTCAAGGACGCtgacgaggttgtcgatGCCAGTACCCTCCCCCCTGGTTAA
- a CDS encoding hypothetical protein (COG:A; EggNog:ENOG503NWEG), whose product MDGRSTKRSRFDQTEPEPRRPSRFDRRSRSPPGRKPDSDRERERSPLSRPRDAPTGPKSPVDPAAAAAAAAAKINAQLQARKGIQHVDVPPVRSASSGKEGSAGPALNGEVYVADGDFIKDIEVNDLRNRYLLTKGSTQKMIKDETGADVTTRGSYFPDKSMATPANPPLYLHVTSTTKEGLDKAVAKIEELMKQELPQLVDERRFQRRHNPEQPPVERDEFGRRKWPEEKIAITLESVPGFNLRAQVVGHGGAYVKHIQSETGCRVQIKGRGSGYIESSTGRESEEDMYLHVAGPDPLMVKKAKELCEDLLDNVKQEYEAFKSRPPPQRHYNGGGGGGGGYGGGRGGGDSFHGQAYNRDSHSHHNSSHSQSHSYSNSPAPPAASSSASPAPAASTPTATNPADYAAQYAQYMQYYGSAAAGADPYAAYGGYEAYMRMYQQWMASQPQQAPAAPGASASPPPPPPSDAAPPPPPPSSAPPPPPPGGPPGTSGGMYSAQPPPPGL is encoded by the exons ATGGACGGACGTAGCACGAAGCGGTCTCGCTTTGACCAGACTGAGCCGGAGCCACGCCGTCCCTCGAGATTCGACCGTCGATCCCGTTCGCCGCCGGGGCGCAAGCCCGACTCGGATCGCGAACGTGAGCGCAGCCCTCTTTCTCGGCCTCGCGACGCGCCCACCGGTCCCAAGTCCCCAGTTGatcccgctgctgctgccg ccgccgccgctgccaagATCAACGCTCAGCTACAGGCCCGCAAGGGCATCCAACATGTCGATGTCCCACCCGTCCGGTCCGCGTCGTCCGGCAAAGAAGGAAGCGCCGGACCTGCCCTCAACGGGGAGGTGTATGTTGCCGATGGCGACTTTATCAAGGACATCGAAGTGAACGATCTGCGCAACCGCTACCTTCTGACCAAAGGCTCGACCCAGAAAATG ATTAAAGATGAGACTGGTGCCG ATGTCACCACTCGCGGAAGCTACTTTCCCGACAAGTCGATGGCCACGCCGGCGAACCCTCCTCTCTACCTCCACGTAACGTCCACGACCAAGGAAGGCTTGGACAAGGCAGTGGCCAAGATCGAGGAGTTGATGAAGCAGGAACTCCCCCAACTTGTCGATGAGCGCCGCTTTCAGCGCCGCCACAACCCCGAGCAGCCGCCGGTCGAGCGTGACGAGTTTGGCCGA CGCAAATGGCCCGAGGAGAAGATAGCAATCACGCTCGAGTCGGTCCCAGGTTTCAACCTGCGCGCTCAGGTTGTTGGACACGGTGGCGCATACGTCAAGCATATCCAGTCGGAAACTGGGTGCCGTGTTCAGATCAAGGGCCGCGGGTCCGGATACATCGAATCCTCCACGGGCCGTGAAAGCGAAGAGGACATGTACCTCCATGTTGCCGGCCCCGATCCGCTCATGGTCAAGAAAGCAAAGGAGCTCTGCGAGGATCTGCTGGACAACGTAAAGCAGGAGTACGAAGCATTCAAGAgtcggcctcctccccagcgaCATTACAacggcggaggtggtggtggtggtggctacGGCGgcggtcgaggtggtggcgatTCATTCCATGGTCAAGCATACAACCGCGACAGTCACAGTCACCATaacagcagccacagccaaaGTCATAGTTACAGCAACTCCCCTGCCCCCCCGGcagcctcttcttcggcatcTCCTGCACCAGCGGCCAGCACTCCCACAGCAACGAACCCGGCTGACTACGCCGCTCAGTACGCGCAATACATGCAGTACTACGGCAGCGCGGCAGCTGGTGCAGATCCGTACGCGGCGTATGGAGGGTATGAAGCGTACATGCGAATGTACCAGCAATGGATGGCAAGCCAACCACAGCAAGCTCCCGCTGCCCCAGGTGCATCtgcatctccccctcctcctccaccaagcgATGcggcgcctcctccaccgcctccttcctcggctcctccccctcccccaccaggAGGACCCCCAGGCACCTCTGGTGGGATGTACAGCGCG caacctccacctccgggGCTCTAG
- a CDS encoding hypothetical protein (EggNog:ENOG503P1AA; COG:S) gives MSHQRHISDAAVKEPHSVSLKVLRLTRPSLVSQYPLSPPLSSSAITPPPPLPASLSYSPSSTNPTPFLLSPILALPPSFGSAYVGTTFSCTLCANHDIPPPIDGGPPLSVKTIRDVKIEAEMKTPSSPTLIPLLPPGNDEGTDLSPGGTLQKIVSFDLREEGAHTLVVQVSYYEATSTSGRARMFRKLYQFVCKGLLVVRTKTSALGLGKQGNRRWVLEAQVENSGGGGETGDGGGEVVFMEEIGLELEKGLRGRDVNFWGRGRGREKVVLRAGEGEEVVFVVEEEGEWDGKEEEEGRRVFGVLQIGWRGEGGGRGSLATGRLGTRVLRPREGGAGSKV, from the exons ATGAGTCACCAGCGTCACATTTCCGACGCGGCGGTCAAGGAGCCTCACTCGGTGTCCCTCAAGGTTCTCCG TCTGACCCGACCATCTCTCGTATCGCAATaccccctctcaccacctctgtcctcctccgccattacgccccctcctcctcttcccgccTCGCTATCttactccccctccagcaccaacccgACCCCTTTCTTACTTtcccccatcctcgcccTTCCCCCAAGCTTCGGCTCGGCATATGTTGGGACAACCTTTTCTTGCACCCTCTGCGCGAATCATgacatccccccccccatcgACGGCGGTCCCCCCCTGTCGGTGAAGACGATCCGGGATGTCAAGATCGAAGCAGAGATGAAgacgccttcctctcctACCCTCATCCCGCTGCTACCCCCCGGGAATGATGAGGGAACAGATCTCAGCCCGGGTGGGACACTCCAAAAGATTGTGAGTTTTGATCtacgggaggagggggcgcaCACGCTGGTGGTGCAGGTTAGTTACTACGAGGCTACGTCGACGAGcgggagggcgaggatgttTAGGAAGTTGTATCAGTTTGTTTGcaaggggttgttggtggtgcggaCGAAGACTTCTGcgcttgggttggggaagcaGGGGAATAGGaggtgggttttggaggcgcAGGTTGAGAActcgggtggtgggggggagacgggggatggtgggggggaggtggtgtttatggaggagattggcttggagctggaaaaggggttgagggggagggatgtgaatttctgggggaggggcagggggagggagaaggttgtgcttagggctggggagggggaggaggtggtctttgttgttgaggaggagggggagtgggatgggaaggaggaggaggagggaaggagggtttttggggttttgcagattgggtggaggggggaggggggtgggagggggagtttggctacggggaggttggggaccAGGGTTttgaggccgagggagggtggtgctggtagtAAGGTGtga
- a CDS encoding hypothetical protein (COG:U; EggNog:ENOG503NXDK) encodes MDGNNTSAPLADYFWIAGIEDVKYDDEPASQLDVEDTIVEDEDGEAETDRSVATPSRATARHSRQNSANRLSVMSKLSLSGSEEPSQDDVEEKDITKSNRSSATIRPNPPPSLNTGLANGTNGTNGTNGFDLGSLGGGQGIGFDGFPADFDFDKALLKFAAERENFLDDLTFSAGARVQSRPPMINPRTERLKAEDAESGRKSPLKSIRGSIRRKMSFRDMSSVRKQPMTPRAGSLASIRTAKRLSNYNSVIPPPEPLNLDPDMHPLKRRFEPVLLDRYPPRDASADDLARRGKFPDYVPMFAFPNDIQIVSSDDRPRSTWHGFTMTSDDNSKIYGITIIVWVALHAEVADEVEKRCERWRQRHMSNEERELAASLGGRLAAERAYLSQLLAKLGTVPSGSAARESLDEQISAVEEKIALMTEMLRPLRHGAASKIDGLTAGETGLWAPRAFGILGRDPAKMQFWKEWLRAVTVPMTDGAVLRIPPSSPKVGRWQPLERYVVNLCTEAFSPLSSLTQVELGVRELRLYARKEAANELPGSRSIDIYALFRCLSLENIVLLFEYAMSEGRIIFLSSHTGMLHLACHALANLLYPLKWASIFIPVLPARLISALEAPCPYIVGIERRYEKIELPDDDYVLVDLDKDSIDATHQAASLPRQHRRKLLSLLQIAAPHRLRYGVTPGPPPYAIEAFPYDAYSAENETLFNPLPMKSSLGKWVSQNSSTFAEPDPPECIRTPLFNAFAQAKIDPSRMERPPTSKSSKGSPPSSVSPVSMNFPPMPITPISRSDSGFAATLREKRSGHFDERSRRSSSFGVDKQPPHPSMAHRPSLPFLNGHTQNMSISAISIDSQSSFGGYAPSTYAQSTIAASTIMPNMMVQPVKNTENTVWVEGHCFNWEPTETGSTCTVCDERSEGDGLYKCNGCDCLSHNRCLGFVSLVCPEAFHPDRVRAAFVRCLASLLYTYRKHLGRPTREQKGHGQLYAFDMDGFVRSLPYDQQEYATMMRDTQAFNEFIHERERQPQSDPAIRLFDEVILAKKARGKPTFSAGLSRLSTLRASHGLTPSYMGGGHNRQGAKVPSYLGDMSDHIWRTASVPVPSAKFSGDYRSVVTRVPVRLDPGLMKEPRAIQGVPSAGGMGGRKKVQRKQVASMLGAPAEFVVPK; translated from the exons ATGGACGGCAACAATACTTCGGCTCCCCTTGCCGACTACTTCTGGATTGCAGGCATAGAAGACGTTAAATACGACGATGAACCAGCCTCCCAGTTGGACGTCGAGGACACCAtcgtcgaggacgaggatggagaggcgGAGACCGACCGGTCGGTAGCGACGCCGTCGCGCGCCACGGCTCGTCACTCGCGCCAGAACTCGGCTAACCGTTTGTCCGTCATGTCTAAGCTCTCCCTATCCGGTAGCGAAGAACCATCTCAGGATGAcgtcgaggagaaggacatTACCAAAAGTAACCGTAGCAGCGCAACCATCCGGCCGAACCCCCCGCCCAGCCTCAACACCGGCCTTGCCAATGGGaccaacggcaccaacggCACTAACGGCTTTGATCTGGGAAGCTTGGGCGGAGGACAAGGCATTGGATTCGATGGATTCCCCgccgactttgactttgacaagGCCCTCCTCAAGTTTGCCGCCGAACGCGAGAacttcctcgacgacctgACCTTCAGCGCAGGCGCAAGGGTCCAGTCGAGACCGCCCATGATAAACCCCAGGACCGAGAGACTCAAGGCTGAGGACGCCGAGAGCGGGAGAAAGAGCCCTCTGAAGAGCATCCGCGGCAGCATTCGCCGCAAGATGAGTTTTAGGGATATGAGCAGCGTGAGAAAGCAGCCAATGACTCCTCGAGCGG GGTCTCTAGCCTCTATCCGGACGGCGAAGCGCCTGAGCAACTACAACTCCGTCATCCCACCCCCGGAACCGCTGAACCTCGATCCAGACATGCACCCGCTTAAGAGGCGGTTTGAGCCAGTTCTGCTTGATCGATACCCCCCGCGAGACGCCTCGGCCGACGACCTGGCCAGGAGAGGAAAGTTCCCCGACTACGTGCCCATGTTTGCCTTTCCCAACGACATCCAGATTGTCTCCTCGGACGACCGGCCTCGCTCGACCTGGCACGGATTCACCATGACGTCGGATGACAACTCCAAGATTTACGGCATTACCATCATTGTCTGGGTGGCACTGCACGCAGAGGTGGCGGACGAGGTCGAGAAGAGGTGCGAGCGGTGGCGACAAAGACACATGAGCAACGAGGAAAGGGAGCTCGCTGCTAGTCTTGGCGGCCGTCTAGCCGCAGAGCGGGCCTATCTGTCACAGCTGCTCGCGAAGCTGGGTACCGTCCCCTCGGGCTCGGCCGCCCGCGAGTCTCTGGACGAGCAGATTAGCGCGGTGGAGGAAAAGATCGCGCTCATGACGGAGATGCTGAGGCCGTTGAGGCATGGCGCGGCGTCCAAGATTGACGGTCTGACCGCCGGCGAGACGGGCCTCTGGGCTCCTAGGGCGTTTGGCATTTTGGGTAGAGATCCAGCCAAGATGCAGTTTTGGAAAGAATGGTTGCGAGCTGTCACGGTACCCATGACAGACGGTGCCGTTCTCCGGATCCCGCCGAGCTCGCCCAAGGTTGGACGCTGGCAGCCTTTGGAGCGCTATGTCGTGAACCTCTGCACCGAAGCTTTTAGCCCCCTCAGTTCTCTGACCCAGGTGGAGTTGGGCGTGCGAGAGCTGCGGCTGTATGCCCGCAAGGAGGCTGCCAATGAGCTTCCTGGATCGCGCAGCATTGATATCTACGCCCTATTCAGATGCCTGTCTCTGGAAAACATCGTCCTGCTCTTCGAGTATGCCATGTCGGAAGGAcgcatcatcttcctctcatCACACACTGGCATGCTGCACCTAGCCTGCCATGCGCTGGCCAATTTGCTGTACCCCTTGAAATGGGCGAGCATCTTTATTCCGGTCTTGCCTGCCCGACTCATCTCGGCCCTGGAAGCCCCTTGCCCCTATATTGTTGGTATTGAGAGACGCTACGAGAAGATTGAGCTTCCCGACGACGACTACGTCCTTGTGGACCTCGACAAAGACAGCATCGACGCCACACACCAAGCGGCCAGCCTGCCACGGCAGCACCGACGAAAGCTTCTCTCGCTCCTTCAGATCGCCGCTCCTCACAGACTGAGATATGGAGTCACACCGGGACCCCCCCCATACGCAATCGAGGCCTTCCCGTACGACGCATACTCGGCAGAAAACGAGACGCTGTTCAACCCCCTCCCGATGAAGAGCTCACTGGGCAAGTGGGTGTCGCAAAACTCATCCACCTTTGCCGAGCCAGACCCGCCAGAGTGTATCCGGACGCCGTTGTTCAACGCTTTTGcccaggccaagattgaCCCTTCCAGGATGGAGCGGCCGCCGACGTCCAAGTCCAGCAAGGGCAGCCCGCCGTCGTCTGTCTCGCCCGTGTCGATGAACTTTCCCCCCATGCCCATCACTCCCATCTCCAGGAGCGATTCCGGGTTTGCGGCTACGCTGAGGGAGAAGCGCTCTGGGCATTTTGACGAGAGGTCGAGGCGCAGCTCCTCGTTTGGGGTGGACAAGCagcctccccatccttccaTGGCCCACCGCCCGAGCCTGCCTTTTCTGAACGGCCACACGCAGAACAtgtccatctcggccatctcGATCGACTCGCAGTCTTCGTTTGGGGGTTATGCGCCCTCGACGTATGCGCAGTCGACGATTGCTGCCTCGACCATCATGCCCAACATGATGGTGCAGCCGGTTAAAAATACGGAGAATACCGtctgggtggaggggcactGCTTCAACTGGGAGCCGACGGAGACGGGGTCTACGTGCACGGTGTGCGACGAGAGGTCGGAGGGGGATGGGCTGTATAAATGCAACGGGTGTGACTGTTTGAGTCACAACAGGTGCTTGGGGTTTGTGAGCCTGGTGTGCCCGGAGGCGTTCCATCCGGACAGGGTGAGGGCCGCGTTTGTGAGGTGTCTGGCTAGTTTGCTGTATACGTACCGGAAGCATTTGGGGAGGCCGACGAGGGAGCAGAAGGGGCACGGGCAGTTGTATGCTTTTGATATGGATGGGTTTGTTAGGAGTTTGCCGTATGATCAGCAGGAGTATGCTACTATGATGAGGGACACGCAGG CATTCAACGAATTCATCCACGAGCGCGAGAGACAACCGCAATCGGACCCAGCGATCCGCCTCTTTGACGAGGTCAttctggccaagaaggcgagggggaAGCCGACGTTTTCTGCTGGCCTGTCCCGTCTGTCCACCTTGAGGGCATCTCATGGGTTAACGCCCTCTTACATGGGCGGGGGACATAACCGTCAGGGAGCGAAAGTGCCGAGTTATTTGGGGGACATGAGCGATCATATCTGGAGGACGGCGTCGGTGCCCGTGCCGAGCGCGAAGTTTTCGGGGGATTACAGGAGTGTGGTCACGAGGGTGCCGGTGAGGTTGGATCCGGGCTTGATGAAGGAGCCGAGGGCGATTCAAGGGGTTCCGAGCGccggggggatgggggggaggaagaaggtgcAGAGGAAGCAGGTTGCTAGTATGCTGGGGGCGCCGGCGGAGTTTGTGGTGCCGAAGTAG
- the YPI1 gene encoding Type 1 phosphatases regulator ypi1 (EggNog:ENOG503P744; COG:S), translated as MSSNDTPSHPTTQQHPREPRTGTISTTQTITTTSTSPPQAILRLRGAHAPSSRTVQWSEDVIDNEGLNRKKSKVCCIYHRPKGVDESSSESSSSDSSSSDSDSDGGKGDLDRQGKSDGGRRRVYNHNDDNKCNGHHHHHHSRGRKKNGDEGGSKRRKRKPSPNAYEKMPDYGIKPPGKGKNKDTSGDGGPMKA; from the exons ATGTCCTCCAACGataccccctcccacccaacaacccaacagcacccaCGCGAACCCAGAACAGGCACCATATCAACCACCCAAACaatcaccacaacctcaacctcccccccacaagccatcctccgcctccgtGGTGCCCACGCCCCCAGTTCACGAACGGTGCAATGGTCAGAAGATGTCATAGACAATGAAGGTCTGAACCGCAAGAAGTCAAAAG TATGCTGCATCTACCACCGCCCCAAAGGCGTCGACGAATCCTCCTccgaatcctcctcctctgactcttcctcctctgacTCGGATTCCGATGGTGGAAAGGGTGACCTCGACCGACAAGGTAAATCAgatggtgggagaagacGTGTTTACAATcacaacgacgacaacaagtGCAAcggacatcatcatcatcatcacagcaggggaaggaaaaagaacggggacgagggggggagtaaaagaagaaagagaaagccGAGCCCGAATGCGTATGAGAAGATGCCTGATTATGGGATTAAACCGCctggaaaggggaagaatAAGGACACttctggagatggggggcCGATGAAGGCTTAG